The Marinobacter qingdaonensis genome includes a region encoding these proteins:
- the rnr gene encoding ribonuclease R gives MASRKNSSRDPHANREAQKYDNPIQSREFILAHLKERGAPATHETLCAELDQTSPEGIEALRRRLIAMCRDGQLICNRRGAYLPIEEADLVTGKVVGHKDGFGFLIPDDGGSDLFLTARQMRQVFHGDRVAARVDRVDERGRREGVIVEVLEHRTSQTVGRFFQESGINFVVPENARINHEVLVPAENVGEARHGQYVVVDIVRQPSIRTQPLGKVVEVLGEHMAPGMEIDVAIRSYDIPHSWPPAVGEQVAGIPEQVAEKDKENRVDIRNLRLVTIDDETARDFDDAVYCEPRPRGGYRLVVAIADVSHYVRPGTPLDEEAVNRSTSVYFPDHVVPMLPEKLSNGLCSLNPGVDRLCMVADMTISAAGRISGYKFYQAVMYSHARLTYNKVSDILERPESPQGSRLSEQYAHVLPQLHNLYGLYQLLREARTERGAIDFETTETKIVFDAQRKIEEIVPVTRNDAHKIIEECMLCANVATARFLKKYKLPALYRVHDGPSEERLNAVRLFLGELGLQLGGGDSPTSADYQALLSEISERSDANVIQTVMLRSLSQAVYSPEEGGHFGLGFAGYAHFTSPIRRYPDLIAHRAIKSIIHGTNDAKDVVKPPKTDAELAVYPYDMARMEQLGEHTSMAERRADDATRDVMAWLKCEYLRDHVGEDYDGVIAAVVPFGFFVELSGVYIEGLVHVSTLSGDYFHHDAVKHRLIGERTAMSFRLGDEVRVKVVRVGMEDRKIDLELISDPVHRQADRDALEVPKKADDRGKGRRNSGKGKAAGRDKPAKAGKKAKDSGGGELKRPRKRPATDKKPASPKDEPMSARDELVAQAAKLALEQDQKPGKGGKAPKKRKSRK, from the coding sequence ATGGCTTCCAGGAAGAACAGCTCCCGGGATCCTCACGCCAATCGTGAGGCCCAGAAATACGACAACCCCATCCAGAGTCGGGAATTCATCCTCGCTCATCTGAAGGAGCGCGGTGCGCCCGCCACCCACGAGACCCTGTGTGCCGAACTCGACCAGACCTCGCCGGAAGGTATCGAGGCGCTGCGGCGTCGGCTGATCGCCATGTGTCGGGACGGCCAATTGATCTGCAACCGTCGGGGCGCCTACCTGCCTATAGAGGAGGCCGACCTGGTCACCGGCAAAGTGGTGGGCCATAAGGACGGCTTTGGTTTCCTGATTCCGGACGATGGTGGCAGCGACCTGTTCCTGACCGCCCGTCAGATGCGCCAGGTTTTCCACGGTGACCGGGTTGCGGCCCGGGTCGACCGGGTCGACGAGCGCGGCCGCCGGGAAGGGGTGATTGTCGAGGTGCTGGAGCACCGGACCAGCCAGACCGTGGGGCGGTTCTTCCAGGAGAGCGGCATCAATTTCGTGGTGCCGGAAAACGCCCGCATCAACCACGAGGTGCTGGTGCCGGCCGAGAACGTGGGTGAAGCCCGTCACGGTCAGTACGTGGTGGTGGACATCGTTCGTCAGCCCAGTATCCGCACCCAGCCGTTGGGCAAGGTGGTGGAAGTGCTGGGCGAGCACATGGCGCCGGGCATGGAGATTGATGTTGCCATCCGCTCCTACGACATTCCCCACAGCTGGCCGCCGGCGGTGGGCGAGCAGGTAGCCGGCATTCCCGAGCAGGTCGCGGAAAAGGACAAGGAAAACCGGGTCGACATCCGCAACCTCCGGCTGGTGACCATCGACGACGAGACCGCCCGCGATTTCGACGACGCGGTCTACTGCGAACCCCGACCCCGCGGCGGCTACCGGCTGGTGGTGGCCATCGCCGACGTGTCCCATTATGTACGTCCGGGCACGCCGCTGGATGAGGAGGCGGTCAACCGCAGTACCTCGGTGTATTTCCCGGACCACGTGGTGCCGATGCTGCCCGAGAAACTGTCGAACGGGCTCTGCTCCCTGAACCCGGGGGTGGACCGGCTGTGCATGGTGGCGGACATGACCATCAGCGCCGCCGGCCGGATCAGCGGGTACAAGTTCTATCAGGCGGTGATGTACAGCCACGCCCGGCTGACCTACAACAAGGTCAGCGACATCCTGGAGCGGCCCGAATCGCCCCAGGGCAGTCGCCTGTCCGAGCAGTACGCCCATGTGCTGCCGCAGTTGCACAACCTGTATGGCCTGTATCAGTTGCTGCGCGAGGCGCGCACCGAGCGCGGTGCCATCGATTTCGAGACCACCGAAACCAAGATCGTGTTCGATGCCCAGCGCAAGATCGAGGAGATCGTGCCGGTCACCCGCAACGACGCCCACAAGATCATCGAGGAGTGCATGCTGTGCGCCAACGTGGCCACCGCGCGCTTCCTGAAAAAGTACAAGCTGCCGGCACTGTACCGGGTGCATGACGGCCCCTCCGAGGAGCGGCTGAATGCGGTCCGGCTGTTCCTGGGGGAACTGGGGCTGCAGCTGGGCGGTGGAGACAGCCCCACTTCCGCCGACTACCAGGCCCTGCTGTCGGAAATCTCCGAGCGCTCGGACGCCAACGTGATTCAGACGGTGATGCTGCGCTCGCTCAGTCAGGCTGTTTACAGCCCGGAAGAGGGCGGTCACTTTGGCCTGGGCTTCGCCGGCTATGCCCACTTTACCTCACCCATCCGGCGTTACCCGGATCTGATCGCCCATCGAGCGATTAAGTCGATCATCCACGGCACCAACGACGCCAAGGATGTGGTCAAACCGCCGAAGACCGATGCCGAGCTGGCCGTCTATCCCTACGACATGGCCCGGATGGAGCAGCTTGGCGAGCACACCTCCATGGCGGAGCGGCGCGCCGACGACGCCACCCGCGACGTCATGGCCTGGCTCAAGTGCGAGTACCTGCGCGACCACGTGGGCGAAGACTACGATGGGGTCATCGCCGCGGTGGTGCCTTTCGGGTTCTTTGTCGAGTTGTCGGGCGTCTATATTGAAGGTCTGGTGCACGTATCCACTCTCAGTGGCGACTATTTCCACCACGATGCGGTCAAGCACCGGCTGATCGGTGAGCGCACAGCCATGAGTTTCCGGCTGGGGGACGAAGTCCGGGTCAAGGTCGTGCGGGTTGGCATGGAAGATCGCAAGATTGACCTGGAGCTGATCAGCGACCCGGTGCACCGGCAGGCGGACCGGGATGCCCTCGAGGTGCCGAAGAAGGCCGATGACCGGGGCAAGGGGCGACGCAATTCCGGCAAGGGCAAGGCCGCGGGCCGGGACAAGCCGGCCAAGGCCGGCAAGAAAGCCAAGGATTCCGGCGGCGGTGAGCTGAAGCGGCCGCGCAAACGGCCAGCCACGGACAAGAAACCGGCCAGCCCCAAGGACGAGCCCATGTCGGCCCGGGACGAGCTGGTGGCCCAGGCCGCCAAGCTCGCCCTGGAGCAGGACCAGAAGCCTGGCAAGGGCGGCAAGGCCCCGAAAAAACGCAAATCCCGCAAGTAA
- the rpsR gene encoding 30S ribosomal protein S18, with protein sequence MARFFRRRKFCRFTAEGVKEIDYKDLDTLKGYITETGKIVPSRITGTKARYQRQLATAIKRARYLALLPYSDSHDN encoded by the coding sequence ATGGCTCGTTTTTTCAGACGTCGTAAGTTCTGCCGCTTCACGGCAGAAGGTGTCAAAGAGATCGATTACAAGGATCTGGACACCCTGAAAGGTTACATCACTGAAACCGGCAAAATCGTGCCCAGCCGCATCACCGGCACCAAAGCACGTTATCAGCGTCAGCTGGCTACCGCGATCAAGCGTGCCCGCTACCTGGCACTGCTGCCGTACTCGGACAGCCACGATAACTAA
- the rlmB gene encoding 23S rRNA (guanosine(2251)-2'-O)-methyltransferase RlmB produces the protein MSGEYVFGWHAVEAVLKREPERLQRVWIQTGRQDKRVKVITDALNDLGVRWQVVHRKELDERVAGVHQGIVAAVSESREWTEDDLLAQLAGQDAAPFLLVLDGVTDPHNLGACMRTADAVGVQAVIVPKDKSASLTPVARKVACGAAETVPFVRVTNLARFLRTLKDQGVWLIGTAGEAKATLFQADFKGPVALVMGAEGKGMRRLTREHCDQLINIPMLGHVDSLNVSVATGVCLYEALRQRLG, from the coding sequence GTGTCCGGAGAGTATGTATTTGGTTGGCACGCGGTCGAGGCGGTCCTCAAGCGCGAGCCGGAGCGGTTGCAGCGGGTCTGGATCCAGACCGGACGGCAGGACAAGCGGGTCAAGGTGATCACCGATGCCCTCAATGACCTGGGGGTGCGCTGGCAGGTGGTTCATCGCAAGGAGCTGGATGAGCGGGTCGCCGGTGTGCATCAGGGCATAGTCGCCGCGGTCAGCGAAAGCCGGGAGTGGACCGAGGACGATCTGCTGGCGCAGCTGGCCGGCCAGGACGCCGCGCCCTTCCTGCTGGTGCTGGACGGCGTCACCGATCCCCATAACCTGGGCGCCTGCATGCGCACCGCCGACGCGGTCGGGGTGCAGGCGGTGATTGTGCCCAAGGACAAGTCGGCGTCATTGACCCCGGTGGCGCGCAAGGTCGCCTGCGGCGCGGCCGAGACGGTGCCGTTTGTGCGGGTCACCAATCTGGCGCGTTTCCTGCGCACCTTGAAGGATCAGGGAGTCTGGCTGATCGGCACCGCCGGTGAGGCCAAGGCGACCCTGTTCCAGGCCGACTTCAAGGGCCCGGTGGCTCTGGTCATGGGCGCCGAGGGCAAGGGCATGCGGCGCCTGACCCGGGAGCACTGCGACCAGCTGATCAACATCCCCATGCTCGGCCACGTCGACAGCCTGAACGTGTCGGTGGCAACCGGGGTCTGTCTGTACGAAGCCTTGCGCCAGCGCCTTGGTTAA
- a CDS encoding sigma-54 dependent transcriptional regulator, which produces MPDYQSSPRVLLVEDSASNALVYRSYLEADYSVVTAGTGSEALEKLASQRFDLVLTDVRLPDMTGLDILDEIQRTEDPLPVVVMTAHGSVDVVVDSMQRGASDFLSKPFEKARLLVTLENILKKEQLKEIVTEYEKSFQRDAFHEMVGASLPMQNVYRIIESASKSNATVFITGESGTGKELCASALHAESLRRDKPFIALNCAAIPKDLLESEIFGHVKGAFTGATGSREGAAARASGGTLFLDEIGEMPMDLQSKLLRFIQSGTFQPVGANREVKVDVRFICATNRDPLEEVRAGRFREDLYYRLHVIPLEMPPLRQRGNDSLLIGERMLKQCTVEENKRFRGFSEEVKRILLDYSWPGNVRELGNVIRNIVVLNDGELVRPDMLPDSVRSGGRAVAKSSHAYAMERTPSQIDRQPLNGAVAPQPPEANGDIRPLWVEEKEIIERAIDRCGGNVPRAAAFLEISASTIYRKKQQWEAV; this is translated from the coding sequence ATGCCTGATTATCAATCCAGTCCTCGTGTTCTCCTGGTGGAAGACAGTGCCTCCAATGCGCTGGTCTACCGCAGCTATCTGGAGGCCGATTATTCGGTGGTGACAGCTGGGACAGGTTCTGAAGCGCTTGAAAAACTGGCGTCACAACGGTTCGACCTGGTACTGACAGACGTCCGCCTGCCGGATATGACAGGCCTGGACATTCTCGACGAAATCCAGAGAACGGAAGATCCGTTGCCGGTGGTGGTTATGACCGCCCATGGTTCGGTTGATGTGGTCGTCGACTCCATGCAGCGAGGCGCCAGCGATTTCCTGTCCAAGCCTTTTGAAAAAGCTCGTCTTCTGGTCACGCTGGAAAATATTCTCAAAAAGGAACAGCTGAAAGAGATTGTCACGGAGTACGAGAAATCGTTCCAGCGCGATGCCTTTCACGAGATGGTCGGGGCATCGCTGCCTATGCAGAATGTGTATCGCATCATCGAAAGCGCATCGAAGAGCAATGCCACCGTGTTTATCACTGGTGAGAGCGGAACCGGCAAGGAACTCTGTGCATCGGCGCTGCACGCCGAAAGCCTGCGTCGGGACAAACCCTTCATCGCCCTGAACTGTGCGGCCATCCCCAAGGATCTGCTGGAAAGCGAAATCTTTGGCCATGTGAAGGGTGCGTTTACCGGCGCGACCGGCAGCCGTGAAGGTGCAGCAGCCCGGGCCTCTGGCGGCACGCTGTTTTTGGATGAGATTGGCGAAATGCCCATGGATCTGCAGAGCAAGCTGCTGCGCTTCATCCAGTCGGGAACGTTTCAGCCGGTCGGTGCCAATCGGGAGGTCAAGGTGGACGTTCGCTTCATCTGTGCCACCAACCGCGATCCATTGGAAGAGGTCAGAGCCGGGCGGTTCCGGGAAGACCTGTATTACCGGCTTCACGTTATTCCTCTGGAGATGCCACCGCTCCGTCAGCGCGGCAATGACAGCCTGCTGATCGGTGAGCGGATGCTCAAGCAGTGCACGGTTGAAGAGAACAAGCGCTTTCGCGGTTTCAGCGAAGAGGTAAAACGCATCCTGCTGGATTACAGCTGGCCGGGGAATGTCCGGGAACTTGGCAATGTCATTCGGAATATCGTTGTGCTGAACGATGGCGAGCTGGTTCGGCCGGATATGTTGCCTGATTCCGTCCGTTCGGGCGGTCGAGCCGTCGCGAAATCAAGCCATGCCTACGCAATGGAGAGGACCCCGAGTCAAATCGACCGCCAGCCGCTCAATGGCGCAGTGGCGCCGCAACCGCCAGAGGCTAATGGCGACATTCGGCCGTTGTGGGTTGAGGAGAAAGAAATCATTGAACGGGCGATAGACCGTTGTGGTGGCAATGTACCCAGGGCAGCCGCGTTCCTCGAGATCAGCGCTTCCACGATTTATCGCAAGAAACAGCAGTGGGAGGCGGTTTAG
- a CDS encoding LruC domain-containing protein gives MKRLMCLFASVVLMLGSGQALASVLSFKFQDKIQNDGVGTIDLFSPALKEKVSNGATLEAFRRDNNGALVFSVSLNEPNDGSENSESQGVAIESVELRLIYATETVVITDLSTVTYSLLLKKGNTNRALYSTIVGDSQSNRTSSDILSEMNGSSFDGTLRVPVARDLTDLMGATFTVRFLVVDRKLTDPEAFYDFAGADEEIALLSSADATYLDALAPGRALAPLTLNASGEALVNWTYYPSNDGYYVASYEDLFPKQGDYDFNDLVVAYRVAMDTNANSEVSRITGSGYLVARGAAYNHDWRLRIALPTWASGLATYNFYEASSLTPKLGFPKQQWVSGELDLLLAENIAGEFSDGSSTYVNTFHEQAVVEGPRFDFSVVFDLPVPFADIEEAPFDPYLYVYDTEYEVHLMGKSPVLGYSRNAQNSLTVFKDENNYPFALVIPDDFAPPLAAVDMGLAYPDYLEYVLSGGAQKTDWFRRPVVERVKNVPFKNW, from the coding sequence ATGAAACGTCTGATGTGTCTGTTCGCCAGTGTGGTTCTGATGCTTGGCAGTGGTCAGGCCCTGGCCAGTGTGTTGTCGTTCAAGTTTCAGGACAAAATCCAAAACGACGGTGTTGGCACCATCGATCTGTTTTCGCCCGCCCTCAAAGAGAAAGTATCGAACGGAGCAACCTTGGAAGCTTTCCGACGGGACAACAACGGCGCTCTCGTTTTTTCGGTCTCACTGAACGAGCCAAACGATGGCAGTGAGAACTCAGAGAGTCAGGGGGTTGCCATCGAGTCAGTGGAATTGAGGTTGATCTACGCGACTGAAACAGTCGTTATTACCGATCTCTCCACAGTGACCTACTCGTTGCTCTTAAAGAAAGGTAATACGAATCGGGCGCTCTACAGTACGATCGTTGGCGACAGCCAATCGAACCGAACCAGCTCGGACATTTTGAGTGAAATGAATGGATCGTCTTTTGACGGAACGCTTCGCGTGCCGGTCGCCCGTGATCTGACAGACTTGATGGGTGCCACGTTTACCGTGCGCTTTCTGGTCGTGGACCGTAAATTGACGGACCCTGAAGCCTTCTATGATTTCGCCGGAGCCGATGAGGAAATTGCTCTGCTGTCGAGCGCAGACGCTACCTACCTGGATGCGCTTGCCCCCGGTCGGGCGCTGGCGCCATTGACACTGAATGCCTCCGGCGAGGCCCTGGTGAACTGGACCTACTACCCCTCGAACGACGGCTATTATGTGGCCTCTTATGAAGACCTGTTTCCCAAGCAGGGCGATTATGACTTCAATGATCTGGTGGTCGCTTATCGTGTAGCCATGGACACAAACGCCAATAGCGAGGTCAGCCGGATTACCGGGTCGGGGTATCTGGTTGCCCGGGGTGCTGCCTACAATCACGATTGGCGTCTTCGTATCGCCTTGCCAACGTGGGCATCCGGGTTGGCGACCTACAATTTTTACGAGGCGAGCAGCCTGACCCCAAAGCTTGGTTTCCCGAAACAGCAATGGGTGAGCGGTGAGCTAGATCTTCTGCTTGCTGAGAACATTGCTGGCGAATTTTCGGATGGCAGCTCCACCTATGTGAACACGTTTCACGAGCAAGCCGTCGTGGAGGGACCCCGCTTTGATTTCTCCGTGGTGTTCGACCTGCCGGTGCCTTTTGCAGATATAGAGGAGGCGCCATTCGATCCTTATCTGTATGTGTACGACACCGAATACGAAGTGCACCTGATGGGCAAATCGCCAGTGTTGGGGTACTCGCGTAACGCGCAGAACAGTCTCACGGTCTTCAAAGATGAGAATAATTACCCGTTCGCGCTGGTCATTCCCGACGATTTTGCGCCGCCACTGGCCGCCGTCGATATGGGGCTGGCGTATCCGGATTATCTGGAGTACGTCCTGTCGGGGGGTGCGCAAAAAACCGATTGGTTCCGTCGACCGGTCGTGGAGCGGGTCAAGAACGTGCCTTTCAAGAATTGGTAA
- the rplI gene encoding 50S ribosomal protein L9, which translates to MEVILLEKVANLGSLGDKVKVKAGYGRNFLLPYGKAVPATEANLKAFEERRAELEKAAAEKLAAAQSRAEALEGQSFTISSKAGEEGKLFGSIGVRDIADAISAAGTEVEKSEVRLPEGPLRVTGEYDIELQLHSDVEVTVKLAVVAD; encoded by the coding sequence ATGGAAGTTATTCTGCTCGAGAAAGTTGCAAACCTTGGCTCCCTGGGTGACAAGGTAAAGGTAAAGGCCGGTTACGGTCGTAATTTCCTGCTTCCGTACGGCAAGGCAGTACCTGCCACTGAAGCAAACCTGAAGGCGTTCGAAGAGCGTCGCGCCGAGCTGGAAAAAGCGGCTGCCGAGAAGCTGGCCGCTGCCCAGAGCCGCGCTGAAGCGCTGGAAGGTCAGTCCTTCACCATCAGCTCCAAGGCTGGTGAAGAAGGCAAGCTGTTCGGCTCCATCGGTGTTCGCGACATCGCCGACGCGATCAGCGCCGCCGGTACCGAGGTCGAGAAGAGCGAAGTTCGTCTGCCGGAAGGTCCGCTCCGCGTGACCGGCGAGTACGACATCGAGCTGCAGCTGCACTCTGACGTTGAAGTGACTGTCAAGCTGGCCGTTGTTGCAGACTGA
- a CDS encoding putative bifunctional diguanylate cyclase/phosphodiesterase encodes MKSNTETETPVYSSSAHHLLVVDDDIAVRIVARAALEKAGFVVTEVSDGSSAIRWLQTRVFDAVLLDARMPGLNGFDTCKAMRKFLKDDPVPIILATGQDDDDSIEHAFECGATDFAPKPLNWRITIQRLKSLIRARESENREKARADQVTRMLKSSSEAALTLDPNGIIIDRHHLERIDQAFSSVLLPGLSLFDVLSGSAKLEAQEGWKASETMAGGEPFFIRSTQQHDMLIQGRFVLGVDGERFCLFNDLTESWLADKKMYELVYRDACTQLGNLNFITRELNAQFEHDVENVGHTGLLRFIASNFSSYESRIGRAGLNDLAALIANRMRDVVANQGPLQDRGKRPALARIGDSEFMIALFGITDENVSAEMASCVYAALNRPYEVNGYTFSLTWKAGVTDTMKSVPVADGFIAATACAANMNEAAGVPVSVYNEDVRLDIQRDYEIERLLRRDVLRGRLEMHYQPKFSLTSMTLVGMEALIRWNCKELGPVSPAVFIPAAERCGLIVPLSQFVIQEVLDQMVDWRNQGRPSVPVSINISGSHLNTGEFTRELHDAIAEREIDQSLVELEVTEAVMVDAGSRAVFNLEALRATGVRVSVDDFGTGYSSLSYLKNLPVDCLKIDRSFVQNITHDNTALAIAKAIITVGHEVGLHVIAEGVETPEQLDCLKLLGCDSVQGFLTGRPVDKAAFDQFYEGPASKSVAA; translated from the coding sequence ATGAAAAGCAACACTGAGACCGAAACACCCGTTTACTCATCATCCGCCCATCATCTTCTTGTTGTGGATGACGACATTGCCGTTCGCATCGTCGCTCGAGCAGCGCTGGAAAAAGCGGGGTTTGTGGTCACCGAAGTATCAGATGGCAGCAGCGCTATTCGGTGGCTACAAACCCGGGTTTTTGACGCTGTGTTGCTCGATGCGCGTATGCCCGGTCTCAATGGCTTTGATACCTGTAAAGCCATGCGCAAGTTTTTGAAAGATGACCCCGTGCCAATCATTCTCGCCACGGGCCAGGATGACGATGACTCGATTGAACACGCCTTCGAGTGTGGCGCTACCGATTTTGCACCCAAGCCGTTGAACTGGCGAATTACCATTCAACGCCTGAAGTCACTGATTCGCGCTCGGGAAAGCGAAAACCGGGAAAAAGCCCGCGCTGATCAGGTCACCCGTATGCTGAAGTCATCATCGGAGGCAGCCCTGACGCTGGATCCGAATGGCATCATCATTGATCGGCATCATCTGGAGCGAATCGATCAGGCCTTTTCCTCTGTGTTGCTCCCGGGGCTGTCGTTGTTCGATGTGTTGTCGGGCTCGGCGAAGCTGGAAGCGCAGGAAGGCTGGAAGGCATCGGAGACCATGGCCGGCGGTGAGCCGTTCTTCATCCGGTCTACGCAGCAGCACGACATGCTGATTCAGGGCAGGTTTGTTCTCGGTGTCGATGGCGAGCGTTTCTGTTTGTTCAACGATTTGACCGAAAGCTGGCTGGCTGACAAGAAAATGTACGAGTTGGTTTATCGGGATGCCTGTACACAGCTTGGAAACCTCAATTTCATTACCCGGGAGCTGAATGCTCAGTTCGAGCACGATGTTGAGAACGTCGGACACACTGGTTTGCTGCGCTTTATCGCCAGTAATTTTTCGAGCTATGAGTCTCGAATCGGCCGTGCTGGACTGAATGACCTGGCGGCTCTGATCGCCAATCGGATGCGGGACGTGGTAGCCAACCAGGGGCCTCTTCAGGATCGCGGAAAACGGCCTGCCCTTGCTCGGATTGGCGACTCGGAATTCATGATTGCGCTCTTTGGCATCACGGATGAGAACGTGAGCGCCGAGATGGCATCCTGTGTTTATGCCGCGCTGAATCGACCCTACGAGGTGAATGGCTATACCTTTTCTCTGACCTGGAAGGCGGGCGTGACCGACACGATGAAGTCAGTGCCCGTTGCCGATGGGTTTATCGCCGCGACCGCCTGTGCTGCCAATATGAATGAGGCGGCCGGAGTGCCAGTCAGTGTCTACAACGAGGATGTCAGGCTGGACATCCAGCGAGATTACGAAATCGAACGGCTGCTGCGTCGTGATGTGCTCCGCGGCCGGCTGGAGATGCACTATCAGCCCAAGTTTTCACTCACCAGCATGACGCTGGTTGGTATGGAAGCGCTGATTCGCTGGAATTGCAAGGAGCTGGGGCCGGTATCACCGGCAGTCTTCATTCCGGCCGCCGAGCGTTGCGGTCTGATCGTTCCATTGAGTCAGTTTGTGATTCAGGAGGTGCTGGATCAGATGGTCGACTGGCGTAACCAGGGGCGCCCGAGTGTGCCGGTATCGATCAATATTTCTGGTAGCCACCTGAACACCGGTGAATTTACCCGAGAGTTGCATGACGCCATTGCCGAGCGTGAGATCGACCAGTCGCTGGTGGAACTGGAAGTGACAGAGGCTGTGATGGTGGATGCTGGCAGCCGTGCTGTGTTCAACCTGGAGGCACTTCGGGCGACGGGAGTCAGGGTATCGGTGGATGACTTTGGCACTGGCTACTCATCGCTCAGTTACTTGAAAAACTTGCCTGTCGATTGCCTGAAAATCGACCGGAGTTTTGTTCAAAACATTACCCACGACAATACGGCACTGGCGATTGCCAAAGCCATTATTACCGTCGGACACGAAGTTGGCCTGCATGTGATTGCCGAAGGTGTAGAAACGCCCGAGCAGTTGGATTGCCTGAAGCTTCTTGGCTGCGATTCGGTTCAGGGATTCTTGACCGGTCGCCCCGTGGATAAAGCCGCTTTCGATCAATTTTATGAGGGCCCTGCGTCGAAAAGCGTTGCCGCCTGA
- the rpsF gene encoding 30S ribosomal protein S6 — MRHYEIVFMVHPDQSEQVPAMIERYTSVITEDGGQVHRLEDWGRRHLAYPINKIHKAHYVLMNIECSQAAMDELTHNFRFNDAIIREMILRRDEAVTDLSPMKAAESREDRRSGGDDRPRRSAESDDRRKAETQDEEE, encoded by the coding sequence ATGCGTCACTACGAAATCGTGTTCATGGTACACCCGGATCAGAGCGAGCAGGTGCCCGCGATGATCGAGCGTTATACCAGCGTCATCACTGAAGATGGCGGTCAGGTACATCGCCTGGAAGATTGGGGCCGTCGTCACCTGGCTTACCCGATCAACAAGATTCACAAGGCTCACTACGTGCTGATGAACATCGAATGTTCACAGGCCGCTATGGACGAGCTGACTCACAACTTCCGGTTCAACGATGCCATCATCCGCGAAATGATCCTGCGTCGCGACGAGGCCGTTACCGATCTGTCTCCGATGAAAGCCGCCGAGTCCCGCGAGGACCGTCGTTCTGGTGGAGATGACCGTCCGCGCCGTTCAGCCGAGTCCGACGACCGTCGCAAGGCTGAGACCCAGGACGAAGAAGAGTAA